A section of the Candidatus Limnocylindria bacterium genome encodes:
- a CDS encoding class I SAM-dependent methyltransferase — protein sequence MPRVLKQGQHADPLVDPAPDRALWPARQRRAFVSAAMDLYRESLQFTGAGDLRAAVLDDLSTFFGLAADECARRCIEWEQWSVEEWTAERRDSEEAMTAFYRATKSWAFDLLWYSYLQAMGYAYPVSVAIAQSVPRARSGARHLDFGSGIGATSQLFTRLGYESDLADISTSLLDFARFRLERRGDRATYLDLNFETIRPSSYDVITAVDTLVHIPDVPAACRMLHMALRPNGLLFANFDVRPASAENAPHLYDDDLPLRYQLQRAGFEPEENLDGMVTRYRRVESAGLAHALRGTRDVALYLSPLRPAYRALRHQLADFFARDRRTKASVRMG from the coding sequence ATGCCACGTGTTCTGAAGCAGGGGCAACACGCTGATCCGCTCGTGGATCCGGCCCCGGACCGCGCGCTGTGGCCGGCGCGACAGCGGCGCGCTTTCGTCAGCGCCGCTATGGACCTCTATCGAGAGTCACTGCAGTTCACGGGTGCCGGTGACCTCCGCGCGGCGGTGCTCGATGACCTCAGCACCTTCTTTGGCCTGGCAGCGGACGAGTGCGCACGCCGCTGCATCGAATGGGAGCAATGGTCGGTCGAAGAGTGGACAGCAGAGCGGCGCGACTCCGAGGAGGCGATGACCGCCTTCTATCGCGCGACGAAGTCATGGGCGTTCGATCTGCTCTGGTATTCGTATCTCCAAGCGATGGGTTATGCCTATCCCGTGAGCGTGGCGATCGCGCAGAGCGTTCCGCGCGCGCGTTCTGGCGCTCGGCATCTCGATTTCGGATCAGGCATCGGGGCGACGAGCCAGCTTTTTACGCGGCTCGGATACGAATCCGATCTCGCGGACATCTCGACGTCGCTCTTGGATTTCGCGCGATTCAGGCTTGAGCGGCGCGGTGACAGAGCGACGTACTTGGATCTTAATTTCGAAACGATCCGGCCAAGCAGCTATGACGTGATCACGGCCGTGGACACGCTGGTGCACATCCCCGACGTGCCCGCCGCTTGCCGGATGCTTCATATGGCGCTGCGTCCGAACGGTCTGCTCTTCGCGAACTTCGACGTGCGTCCGGCGAGCGCCGAGAACGCACCGCATCTCTATGACGACGACCTGCCTTTGCGCTACCAGCTCCAGCGTGCGGGCTTCGAGCCGGAAGAGAACCTCGACGGAATGGTCACTCGCTATCGGCGCGTTGAGTCCGCGGGCCTCGCGCACGCGCTGCGCGGCACACGCGACGTGGCGCTCTACCTCAGCCCGCTGCGCCCGGCGTATCGGGCACTCCGACATCAGCTCGCAGATTTCTTCGCGCGCGACCGACGAACCAAAGCTTCGGTGAGGATGGGATGA
- a CDS encoding response regulator transcription factor, producing MKVLLVEDDADLLDLLTYALGREGYTVLTAMDGQQAIRRWEESSPDIVLLDANLPKVDGYEVCRRLRHEGATPIIMLTARDEEEDVLHGFRVGADDYVNKPFSAKQLGARIKAVLRRAQADPYRQPVREVKIGEVRLDLQSYGVTAGDRQIQLTPLEFRILYLLGVNEGRVIPYSRLVEYAWGYEGGDSSLLKTHICHIRQKLNLSAGKNGGIRAVPGVGYSLAMS from the coding sequence ATGAAAGTGCTGCTCGTCGAAGACGATGCGGATCTTCTCGATCTGTTGACCTACGCCCTCGGTCGAGAGGGTTACACGGTACTGACCGCGATGGACGGGCAACAGGCCATCCGACGCTGGGAGGAGAGCTCCCCCGACATCGTCCTCCTTGACGCGAACCTGCCCAAGGTGGACGGCTACGAGGTCTGCCGACGCCTGCGTCACGAAGGCGCGACCCCGATCATCATGCTCACGGCACGCGACGAAGAGGAGGACGTCCTTCACGGATTCCGTGTCGGGGCGGACGACTACGTCAACAAGCCGTTCAGCGCCAAGCAGCTCGGCGCGCGCATCAAGGCCGTGCTTCGCAGGGCGCAGGCTGACCCGTACCGCCAGCCCGTGCGCGAAGTGAAGATCGGCGAGGTACGCCTTGATCTGCAGTCCTACGGTGTCACAGCCGGAGATAGGCAGATACAGCTCACGCCGCTCGAGTTCCGGATCCTCTATTTGCTCGGCGTCAACGAGGGCCGTGTCATTCCCTATTCGCGTCTCGTGGAGTACGCCTGGGGCTACGAGGGAGGCGACTCAAGCCTCCTAAAGACCCACATCTGCCATATCCGCCAGAAGCTGAACCTTTCGGCCGGCAAGAACGGCGGTATTCGAGCTGTTCCTGGGGTCGGTTACAGCTTGGCCATGTCATAA
- a CDS encoding ATP-binding protein, with the protein MAVIVHESPSLIATVAHELRGPLTALESASEVLGRDLDSLDAGQVRDLVSAIHRRTIWMRGLLENLLASAAISEGRFQVHLRPLDILEAIGEIESVVRPSFDRKRQTIRVFSLPTCPLVEADDHRISQVLLNLLSNANKYADAGTEVEIAVSTVAGKVRVSVSDRGPGLPDGALRTAFRAYDRAGRSGGEGLGIGLWVVRSIVRAHGGRVGAFNRVGGGTTFWFELLPMMGKAVPASEEPGAIAERMDAV; encoded by the coding sequence ATGGCCGTGATCGTTCACGAGTCTCCAAGTCTGATTGCGACCGTCGCACATGAGCTGCGAGGCCCGCTCACGGCGCTCGAGTCTGCATCTGAGGTCCTCGGACGCGACCTCGACAGTCTCGACGCGGGCCAGGTTCGCGACCTCGTTTCTGCGATACATCGCCGGACCATTTGGATGCGTGGCCTGCTCGAGAACCTGCTCGCGAGTGCGGCGATCAGCGAGGGCCGCTTTCAGGTCCACCTGCGCCCGCTTGACATCCTCGAAGCGATCGGGGAGATCGAGTCGGTCGTTCGACCGAGCTTCGATCGCAAACGACAGACGATCCGCGTCTTCTCGCTTCCGACATGCCCGCTCGTGGAAGCCGATGACCACCGGATCTCTCAGGTGCTTCTCAACCTCCTCTCCAACGCGAACAAGTACGCCGACGCGGGCACGGAGGTGGAGATCGCCGTCTCGACCGTCGCCGGCAAAGTGCGCGTGAGCGTCTCCGACCGTGGTCCCGGTCTTCCGGACGGGGCGCTTCGCACCGCGTTCCGCGCATACGACCGCGCGGGTCGCTCAGGCGGCGAGGGTCTCGGGATCGGGCTTTGGGTCGTGCGGTCGATCGTGCGCGCGCATGGCGGGAGGGTCGGTGCATTCAATCGCGTTGGTGGTGGCACCACGTTCTGGTTCGAGTTGCTTCCCATGATGGGTAAGGCCGTCCCCGCCTCGGAAGAACCCGGTGCAATCGCGGAAAGGATGGACGCGGTATGA
- a CDS encoding WecB/TagA/CpsF family glycosyltransferase, with the protein MLVDRVDRASAIVMLRGFLRDGGRHQIVTVNLDFMRLADRDPAYRAVLNRADLAVADGMPLVWFSRLGTASLPERVAGIDLVEQCCRLATEESVPVFFLGALPGVAAEAARVLSGRYPGLRIAGTYSPPFGPASSEGDEEIVRVVSAAGRCVLLVAFGAPRQDRFISDHLHEFDAAIAMGVGGSFDIFAGTLRRAPFWMQRTGFEWIWRLMQEPRRLWRRYLVEDVPFILRLGARAARGRIALDVG; encoded by the coding sequence GTGCTCGTCGATCGTGTGGATCGGGCGAGCGCGATCGTGATGCTGCGCGGGTTCTTACGTGACGGAGGCCGACACCAGATCGTGACCGTCAACCTGGACTTCATGCGGCTCGCTGATCGCGACCCTGCTTACCGCGCGGTCCTGAACCGCGCCGACCTCGCAGTGGCCGACGGGATGCCGCTGGTCTGGTTCTCACGTCTTGGCACGGCGTCCTTGCCGGAGCGCGTCGCGGGGATCGACCTTGTCGAGCAGTGCTGTCGCCTCGCTACTGAGGAGTCCGTGCCGGTGTTCTTCCTTGGAGCGTTGCCTGGCGTTGCGGCGGAGGCTGCGCGGGTGCTGAGCGGACGCTATCCCGGGCTGCGGATCGCGGGCACCTACTCGCCGCCCTTCGGGCCCGCGAGCTCCGAAGGCGATGAAGAGATCGTGCGCGTTGTCTCGGCCGCTGGCCGCTGTGTGCTGCTGGTCGCGTTCGGCGCTCCGCGTCAGGACCGGTTCATCAGCGATCACCTGCACGAATTCGACGCCGCGATCGCTATGGGCGTGGGCGGGTCGTTCGACATCTTCGCCGGGACTCTGCGTCGCGCACCCTTTTGGATGCAGCGCACCGGGTTCGAATGGATCTGGCGGCTGATGCAGGAGCCGCGCCGACTCTGGCGACGTTATCTGGTCGAGGATGTTCCGTTCATCCTCCGGCTCGGCGCGCGCGCGGCGCGCGGACGCATCGCGCTGGACGTCGGATGA
- a CDS encoding sugar transferase: MSIIQLPVVEPLPAAAQARSTRALLSLSVLVLLAVDVALVAVSFVLAYDVRFVLSDAVAEAFPFTLYLRTGVLVGAIAAALLVLQGLGDLERRRSWPTRLRAITSALSTGTVMAVVITFDQDQRLSRAWLAIGWTLSLVSIIAWRTAAPPAYLAIRRRFAPRRRALVVGANIVGQELARELEARYEVLGYVDNGTDLLALDRPLLSPIAELEAVVRSAAVDEIVIALPADRREQVDRVIARGFGRQVDVKIVTELGEQLPRRLELGRFGSRPYIAFAPVAPVTWLKRAVDIVLATSALALGSPLLIAIAIAIRLDSRGPLLYRQRRVGKDSVPFEMLKFRSMCVEAEGMLAELSQHNEATGPIFKMRRDPRVTRVGRILRRYSLDELPQLVNVLRGDMSLVGPRPPLPTEVAKYEDWQMARLRARPGMTGLWQVSGRSEVPFNDMVRLDIHYVRNWSFGLDLEIMLRTIPAVVANKGAY, from the coding sequence ATGAGCATCATCCAGCTCCCGGTCGTCGAGCCACTGCCTGCCGCCGCACAGGCCCGATCAACGCGCGCTCTGTTGTCGCTGTCGGTGCTGGTCCTGCTCGCTGTGGACGTGGCGCTCGTCGCGGTCTCTTTCGTGCTCGCGTACGACGTGCGTTTCGTCCTCTCCGACGCGGTCGCCGAGGCATTTCCTTTCACGTTGTACCTTCGGACCGGAGTCCTCGTTGGCGCGATCGCGGCCGCACTGCTCGTTCTCCAGGGGCTAGGCGATCTGGAGCGACGACGCTCGTGGCCGACGAGACTGCGCGCCATCACGTCCGCGCTCTCGACCGGGACGGTCATGGCCGTGGTCATAACGTTCGACCAGGACCAGCGTCTGTCTCGCGCGTGGCTCGCGATCGGTTGGACGCTCTCGCTCGTATCGATCATCGCGTGGCGCACGGCCGCACCGCCGGCGTACCTGGCTATCCGTCGCCGATTCGCTCCTCGGCGCAGGGCGCTTGTGGTCGGCGCCAACATCGTTGGCCAGGAGCTCGCGCGCGAGCTCGAGGCGCGCTACGAGGTCCTCGGGTACGTCGACAACGGCACGGATCTCCTTGCCCTCGACCGTCCGCTTCTGTCGCCGATCGCCGAGCTCGAGGCGGTCGTGCGCTCGGCAGCCGTCGATGAGATCGTCATCGCGCTACCCGCGGACAGGCGCGAGCAGGTCGATCGGGTGATCGCTCGTGGTTTCGGCCGTCAGGTCGACGTGAAGATCGTGACCGAGCTTGGCGAGCAGCTGCCGCGACGGTTGGAGCTGGGGCGATTCGGTTCGCGCCCGTACATCGCGTTCGCGCCCGTGGCTCCGGTGACGTGGCTCAAGCGCGCCGTCGATATCGTGCTCGCGACCTCTGCTCTTGCGCTGGGCTCACCGCTCCTTATTGCGATCGCGATCGCGATCCGACTCGACTCCCGCGGCCCTCTGCTCTATCGCCAGCGGCGAGTGGGCAAAGACAGTGTTCCTTTCGAGATGCTGAAGTTCCGATCGATGTGCGTCGAGGCCGAAGGCATGTTGGCCGAGCTCAGTCAGCACAATGAAGCGACCGGCCCGATATTCAAGATGCGACGCGATCCGCGTGTGACCCGCGTGGGTCGGATCCTCCGGCGTTATAGCCTCGATGAGCTTCCTCAGCTCGTGAACGTGCTTCGCGGTGACATGAGCTTGGTCGGTCCGCGCCCGCCACTCCCTACAGAGGTCGCCAAGTACGAGGACTGGCAGATGGCGCGACTGCGCGCTCGGCCAGGGATGACCGGTCTCTGGCAGGTGAGCGGGCGCAGCGAAGTCCCCTTCAATGACATGGTCCGTCTCGACATCCATTACGTCCGGAACTGGTCGTTCGGCCTCGACCTCGAGATCATGCTGCGGACCATCCCGGCGGTCGTCGCGAACAAGGGCGCGTACTAG
- a CDS encoding glycosyltransferase family 4 protein codes for MEQTLGHVTHGQNLRDAIARQTTIEASWIPIPFEVSGPGRYVPAYANNWSVRASYRARRGLSEVLATWQHDVLFFHTQVTSLFSVRLMRRLPAVVSLDATPINFDSVGAAYGHSAAGHTWLDARKSSMNRASFQAARALVTWSEWAAASLVADYGIDSAKISVIAPGAARAFFAIGAERQASTTSGGVVRLLFVGGDFQRKGGADLLGAFAAARADGKAELHIVTRDAVASRPGVFVHRGIRPNSTELLDLIRQSDIFVLPSRGECLSIALMEATAAGMAVISTNVGALGEAAVDGQNAHVVVPGDPRGLRSAIASLVEDKALRTRFGRAGHALARQRFDAERNNQAILDILASVARPMVARSVA; via the coding sequence ATGGAACAAACCCTCGGCCACGTGACGCACGGCCAGAACCTCCGGGACGCAATCGCTCGCCAGACCACGATCGAGGCGAGCTGGATCCCGATCCCCTTCGAGGTTAGTGGCCCCGGGCGATACGTGCCGGCGTACGCGAACAACTGGTCGGTCCGCGCCAGCTATCGCGCCAGGCGCGGGTTGTCGGAGGTGCTCGCTACCTGGCAGCACGACGTTCTGTTCTTTCACACGCAGGTGACGTCGCTTTTCAGTGTTCGACTCATGCGCCGCCTGCCCGCGGTCGTGTCGCTCGACGCGACCCCAATTAACTTCGACTCCGTCGGAGCGGCCTACGGGCACTCCGCCGCCGGTCATACGTGGCTCGATGCGCGCAAGTCCTCAATGAATAGGGCGTCATTCCAGGCCGCGCGTGCGCTCGTGACCTGGTCCGAGTGGGCGGCCGCGTCGCTGGTGGCGGACTATGGCATCGACTCGGCGAAGATCTCGGTCATCGCGCCAGGTGCCGCTCGCGCGTTCTTCGCCATCGGAGCCGAGCGCCAGGCGAGCACAACGAGCGGTGGCGTGGTCCGTCTGCTGTTCGTGGGCGGCGACTTCCAACGGAAGGGTGGTGCGGATCTTCTTGGCGCATTTGCCGCAGCGCGCGCCGACGGCAAGGCTGAGCTCCACATCGTCACGCGTGATGCGGTCGCGTCTCGTCCCGGGGTGTTTGTGCATCGAGGGATTCGACCCAATAGCACCGAGCTCCTGGACCTCATTCGACAGTCGGACATCTTCGTGCTTCCAAGCCGCGGCGAGTGCCTGTCCATCGCGCTGATGGAAGCGACCGCGGCCGGCATGGCGGTCATCTCGACGAACGTCGGTGCGCTCGGCGAAGCGGCCGTCGACGGGCAGAACGCGCACGTCGTTGTCCCCGGCGATCCGCGGGGTCTCAGGTCCGCGATCGCTTCGCTTGTCGAAGACAAGGCCCTGCGCACGCGGTTTGGGCGTGCCGGCCACGCTCTCGCGCGACAACGGTTCGACGCTGAGCGGAACAATCAGGCAATCCTCGACATTCTTGCGTCGGTCGCACGACCGATGGTCGCAAGGAGCGTGGCGTGA
- a CDS encoding CpsD/CapB family tyrosine-protein kinase gives MTSKTASFAPGRLDVIDLRPRIAQPRRNWLIPGADELFRSLYTGFEVMQGASFAVCSAVSGEGKTTISLGLALAIAQDLPDKRVVVVETDLWHPVLAKDFGIETVPGLVDSLLDRAPVLSTLRSTSLDNLSLVVAGGAVAGAQRLLRSARMPQIIEELRRTHDVLILDTPAALAHSEVALLARMVDDVVFVVRTGVTPAHALTSALGRIQGAKVRGIIVNDARSSVPGAVRQLVHL, from the coding sequence ATGACGAGCAAGACCGCTAGCTTCGCCCCTGGTCGCCTGGACGTCATCGACCTGCGGCCGCGCATCGCTCAGCCGCGACGGAACTGGCTGATCCCCGGCGCCGACGAGCTCTTCCGCTCGCTGTATACGGGTTTCGAGGTCATGCAAGGTGCGAGCTTCGCCGTGTGCAGCGCGGTATCCGGTGAGGGCAAGACCACCATCAGCCTCGGTCTCGCGCTGGCGATCGCACAGGACCTACCGGATAAGCGCGTCGTCGTGGTCGAGACCGATCTGTGGCACCCGGTGCTCGCGAAGGACTTCGGGATCGAGACGGTCCCCGGCCTCGTGGACAGTCTCCTCGATCGCGCGCCGGTGCTCAGCACGCTGCGCTCGACGTCGCTCGATAACCTATCGCTCGTCGTCGCGGGCGGCGCGGTCGCCGGCGCGCAGCGGCTCCTGCGCTCGGCTCGAATGCCCCAGATCATCGAGGAGCTGAGGCGAACGCACGACGTCCTCATCCTCGACACGCCCGCGGCGCTCGCGCACAGCGAGGTCGCGCTCCTGGCGCGTATGGTCGACGACGTCGTCTTCGTCGTCCGCACCGGGGTGACACCCGCGCACGCACTGACCTCTGCGCTCGGCCGGATCCAGGGAGCGAAGGTTCGCGGCATCATCGTGAACGACGCGCGTTCATCGGTACCGGGCGCGGTCCGTCAGCTCGTCCACCTGTAG
- a CDS encoding O-antigen ligase family protein, whose translation MIAQDVLLGRLPAVALKASPEAAIQRGGAARLVLKVTLVSVIAFEAQTPDPLMDLGTYIHRGIGSWTGLPIIFSPLELLVVVGLLLALASAATERRSGAASSLGWPVALFLIALVAGFARGVLGGGDMYVGLWEGRYLLYIPACFAIARISLRSAQHVASLFGTGLVAATAFAVEGAYRKFGLINPGLLLSSPDLFYEHDDVIFLATFLIFALSAFIFRTAGRIRLLSMVAAPVLMFTLLASNRRSGIIVLLVGLLVTALTLLVVRRKAFFIGMIPALVAIVAYLGVFWDASGTLGQPARALRSLYEPDARDASSNLYRLLETYNINVTIHSDPILGVGFGREFIVEATLPDLSWWPFWRFETHNNVLWMWMKTGVYGYVAFWALLGTAMSRAAYSAKRVADPRLKSAALFSLVALVGILVYGYVDLAFVSGRITVLLGTVLGVIAVLPRADAKRVVGEPSA comes from the coding sequence ATGATCGCCCAGGACGTCCTCCTCGGTCGGTTGCCGGCGGTCGCGCTCAAAGCCAGCCCTGAGGCGGCGATCCAACGCGGCGGGGCAGCTCGGCTCGTGCTCAAGGTGACACTCGTATCCGTGATCGCATTCGAGGCGCAAACACCGGACCCGCTGATGGATCTCGGAACGTACATCCATCGCGGCATCGGAAGCTGGACCGGCCTGCCGATCATCTTCTCGCCGCTTGAGCTCCTCGTGGTCGTCGGGCTCCTCCTGGCGCTCGCGTCGGCCGCGACCGAGCGGCGGTCCGGTGCGGCGTCAAGCCTCGGCTGGCCAGTCGCGCTCTTCCTCATCGCGCTCGTGGCTGGCTTCGCACGTGGCGTACTGGGGGGCGGAGACATGTACGTGGGTCTCTGGGAGGGCCGATATCTCCTGTACATCCCGGCATGTTTTGCGATCGCGAGGATCTCTCTGAGGAGCGCACAACACGTGGCCTCGCTCTTCGGAACCGGATTGGTCGCAGCCACCGCGTTCGCTGTCGAAGGTGCCTATCGCAAGTTCGGACTGATCAACCCTGGCCTACTGCTCAGCAGTCCTGACCTCTTCTACGAGCACGACGACGTCATCTTCCTTGCGACGTTCCTGATCTTTGCCCTCTCGGCCTTCATCTTCCGCACGGCTGGTCGGATCAGGCTCCTCTCGATGGTCGCGGCTCCGGTCCTGATGTTCACGCTGCTCGCGTCGAATCGTCGCTCCGGGATCATCGTCCTGCTCGTTGGCCTTCTCGTCACGGCGCTCACCTTGCTTGTTGTGAGGCGAAAGGCGTTCTTCATCGGGATGATCCCGGCGCTGGTCGCCATCGTCGCGTACCTCGGCGTGTTCTGGGACGCCTCAGGAACGCTCGGCCAGCCGGCGCGCGCGCTGCGGTCGCTCTACGAGCCTGACGCGCGCGACGCGTCGTCAAACCTCTATCGGCTGCTCGAGACCTACAACATCAACGTGACCATCCACTCGGATCCGATCCTCGGAGTCGGTTTCGGCCGCGAGTTCATCGTCGAGGCCACTCTGCCCGATCTTTCGTGGTGGCCCTTCTGGCGCTTCGAGACCCACAACAACGTGCTGTGGATGTGGATGAAGACGGGGGTGTATGGCTATGTCGCGTTCTGGGCGCTGCTCGGGACCGCGATGAGTCGCGCTGCGTACTCGGCCAAACGCGTGGCGGATCCACGCCTCAAGTCGGCCGCGCTCTTCAGCTTGGTCGCATTAGTCGGGATCTTGGTGTACGGCTACGTCGACCTGGCATTCGTCTCGGGTCGCATCACCGTACTACTCGGCACCGTGCTGGGAGTCATCGCCGTCCTCCCGCGCGCGGATGCCAAGCGCGTTGTCGGGGAACCGAGCGCCTAA
- a CDS encoding serine acetyltransferase: MVTDRELGLGGLIRSDVVAWVSRWSQPTAGRIEDPSFLTGLRYAWTQLGLRATILYRVSHSLHRSGIHVLPGMVGRLNATLHGIDIPPSVPIGPGLYVPHPFGTVVMARRIGAGATLVSCVTIGMRNEPAFPLIGDNVYVSAGARVLGGITIGNNVAIGANAVVLRDVPDDHVAVGVPAAARPRRSERLAEVAQ; the protein is encoded by the coding sequence GTGGTCACCGATCGCGAATTGGGTCTCGGCGGTCTGATCCGTAGCGACGTCGTCGCGTGGGTCAGTCGCTGGTCGCAGCCCACCGCCGGTCGCATCGAAGACCCGAGCTTCCTAACGGGTCTCCGCTACGCGTGGACGCAGCTCGGTCTGCGCGCGACGATCCTGTACCGCGTCAGCCACTCCCTCCACCGTTCGGGGATCCACGTGCTGCCGGGGATGGTCGGTCGGCTGAATGCCACGCTCCACGGCATCGACATCCCGCCGTCGGTGCCGATCGGCCCAGGTCTCTACGTCCCTCATCCCTTCGGCACGGTCGTGATGGCGCGACGCATCGGCGCGGGCGCGACGCTGGTGAGCTGTGTCACGATCGGGATGCGCAACGAGCCGGCGTTCCCGCTCATCGGCGACAACGTGTACGTCAGCGCCGGCGCGCGCGTTCTCGGTGGGATCACGATCGGCAACAACGTAGCGATCGGCGCGAATGCCGTCGTCCTGCGAGACGTGCCGGACGATCATGTCGCCGTCGGTGTGCCCGCCGCGGCCCGTCCCCGCAGGTCTGAACGTCTCGCCGAGGTGGCGCAGTGA
- a CDS encoding glycosyltransferase family 2 protein: MVVPTYGRRASLGRLLDALAAQQGPADFEVVVVDDGSMDDTRAWLRALRTPYALHVVEQANGGPAAARNRGVVDALGELIIFLDDDVVPAADLIAKHREAHRDWPDRVVTGPMLPPAKWRRPSWIRWEETKLVRQYDAMAAQRFECTYRQFFTGNASLRRSHFLAAGGFDTDFRRAEDIELGYRLARRGLRFVFEPSARAWHYPTRSFGAWRQTPYRYGRAEVAMHRDKGSNTLTIAYRELQGRHMLSRTVVALCAGSHLRSRLAAAAFVGVVHAAGFLRAEKVASLSLSALFNLLYWQGVHDELEGTPRQIDPTRAADPAS, encoded by the coding sequence GTGGTCGTACCCACGTACGGCCGGCGCGCGAGTCTTGGGCGGTTACTGGACGCGCTCGCAGCGCAGCAGGGGCCAGCGGACTTCGAGGTCGTGGTTGTGGACGACGGGTCGATGGATGACACGCGCGCGTGGCTGCGTGCGCTGCGCACCCCGTACGCGCTGCACGTCGTGGAGCAGGCGAACGGCGGTCCGGCAGCTGCACGGAACCGGGGCGTCGTCGACGCCCTGGGAGAGCTCATCATCTTTCTCGACGACGACGTTGTCCCTGCCGCCGACCTCATCGCGAAGCACCGCGAGGCGCATCGCGACTGGCCCGACCGTGTGGTGACGGGTCCGATGCTCCCGCCGGCGAAGTGGCGCCGGCCTTCCTGGATCCGCTGGGAGGAGACCAAGCTCGTGCGCCAGTACGACGCGATGGCCGCACAACGATTCGAGTGCACGTATCGCCAGTTCTTCACCGGAAACGCATCACTGCGGCGTTCACACTTCCTAGCGGCTGGTGGCTTCGACACGGACTTTCGCCGCGCGGAGGACATCGAACTCGGTTACCGACTCGCCCGGCGCGGCCTCCGCTTCGTCTTCGAGCCGTCGGCGCGCGCGTGGCACTACCCGACGCGCTCCTTCGGCGCGTGGCGTCAGACTCCTTACCGGTACGGCCGCGCCGAGGTCGCGATGCATCGCGACAAGGGCAGCAATACGTTGACCATCGCGTACCGAGAGCTCCAGGGGCGTCACATGCTCAGCCGCACGGTCGTCGCGCTCTGCGCGGGGAGTCACTTGCGATCCCGCCTCGCGGCGGCAGCATTCGTTGGGGTAGTCCACGCCGCAGGTTTCCTGCGCGCCGAGAAGGTCGCGAGCCTGTCACTGAGCGCGCTCTTCAACCTCTTGTACTGGCAGGGCGTTCACGATGAGCTCGAAGGAACGCCGCGGCAGATCGACCCTACGCGCGCGGCTGATCCAGCGTCCTGA
- a CDS encoding acyltransferase, with protein sequence MNVAQAETPIRTAKRAAARLRKGGLRGHLLGLIVRARLSRSGIIVVHGGWHLPEIDDRGGWIEVGNCAFFPGVRLECWRGAKIQIGNGTYLNRNAEIVAAGSVQIGRDCMIGRDVIIMDSDQHPLPGEEFAAAAVTIEDRVWIGARAIVLKGVTVGHDSVIGAGAVVTRNVPPRSIAAGQPARVIRTLDQPRA encoded by the coding sequence TGAACGTCGCGCAGGCCGAGACGCCGATCCGTACAGCCAAGCGCGCCGCGGCACGGCTGCGCAAAGGCGGCCTCCGCGGCCACCTCCTCGGCCTGATCGTCCGGGCGCGCCTGTCGCGCTCAGGAATCATCGTCGTCCACGGCGGCTGGCATCTCCCTGAGATCGATGACCGGGGCGGATGGATCGAGGTCGGGAACTGCGCGTTCTTCCCCGGGGTCCGCCTCGAGTGCTGGCGTGGGGCGAAGATCCAGATCGGCAACGGCACCTATCTCAATCGAAACGCGGAGATAGTCGCAGCGGGCTCAGTGCAGATCGGGCGCGACTGCATGATCGGACGCGACGTGATCATCATGGATAGTGATCAGCACCCGCTCCCTGGTGAGGAGTTCGCAGCGGCCGCAGTCACGATCGAGGACCGCGTGTGGATCGGGGCACGCGCAATCGTGCTCAAAGGTGTGACCGTCGGACACGACAGCGTCATCGGTGCTGGCGCGGTCGTTACGAGGAACGTTCCTCCGCGATCCATCGCGGCGGGTCAACCCGCGCGGGTCATCAGGACGCTGGATCAGCCGCGCGCGTAG